The Solea senegalensis isolate Sse05_10M linkage group LG9, IFAPA_SoseM_1, whole genome shotgun sequence genome has a segment encoding these proteins:
- the LOC122774753 gene encoding carboxypeptidase Q-like produces the protein MICEGGRCFLLFMFLFSLSDCHRHMSSRAASNNAARKASHIAAEVAGYADVAKQIIDLAVFGAAQNRSYRRLADFTDTVGNRVSGSHNLEMAIKYMYNAMIQDGLDVHLEPVKIPHWVRGKESAEMVAPRVKSLAILGLGSSVATPPEGIMSEVLVVQSFEELKQRASEAIGKIVVFNQPFVSYGETVAYRAYGASEAAKVGAVATLIRSITPFSINSPHTGWQDYQDGVKHIPTACITIEDAELMWRMAQRGQKIIVRLIMGAKTLPDADSFNTVAEIRGWQHPEQVVLLSGHLDSWDVGQGAMDDGGGAMISWEALSLIKDLGLRPRRTLRTVLWTAEEQGGVGAQQYFNLHKVNLSNFDLVMESDMGTFAPVALQFTGSDAARKVMEEVVKLLAPINTTKLEAHGEGTDISPWMQTGVPGASLHVADSRYFWFHHSEGDTMTVQDPQEMNLCSALWAVVAFVVADLQDMLDR, from the exons ATGATTTGTGAGGGGGGACGatgcttcctcctcttcatgtttttgttctctctAAGTGACTGTCACCGTCACATGAGTTCAAGGGCTGCATCCAATAACGCTGCAAGGAAAG CTTCACATATAGCAGCAGAGGTAGCAGGCTATGCTGATGTGGCCAAACAGATCATTGACCTGGCCGTGTTTGGAGCTGCCCAGAACCGCTCCTACCGACGACTGGCTGACTTCACTGACACTGTAGGGAACCGTGTCAGTGGCTCACACAATCTAGAGATGGCTATCAAATACATGTACAATGCTATGATACAGGATGGGTTGGATGTCCATTtgg AGCCAGTTAAAATCCCTCACTGggtgagagggaaggagagtGCGGAAATGGTTGCACCAAGAGTCAAAAGTCTAGCTATACTGGGACTGGGTAGCAGCGTAGCAACACCACCTGAAG GGATCATGTCAGAGGTGTTAGTGGTTCAGTCTTTTGAAGAACTGAAGCAAAGAGCCAGCGAGGCAATTGGCAAGATTGTGGTTTTTAACCAGCCGTTTGTGAGCTACGGGGAGACGGTGGCTTACAGAGCTTATGGTGCTTCTGAGGCAGCAAAAGTGGGAGCTGTGGCCACTCTCATTCGATCCATCACTCCATTCTCTATCAACAg TCCCCACACAGGTTGGCAGGATTACCAGGATGGAGTAAAGCACATCCCTACTGCCTGTATCACTATTGAGGATGCTGAGCTGATGTGGCGTATGGCACAGAGGGGACAGAAGATCATTGTCAGACTCATAATGGGGGCCAAGACTCTGCCGGACGCGGACTCTTTCAACACAGTGGCTGAGATAAGAGGCTGGCAGCATCCTGAACAG GTCGTCTTACTGAGTGGCCACTTGGACAGTTGGGATGTCGGCCAGGGTGCCATGGATGATGGAGGCGGAGCCATGATTTCATGGGAGGCCTTGTCACTCATTAAGGACTTAG GTTTGCGTCCCAGAAGAACCCTACGGACAGTGCTGTGGACAGCTGAAGAGCAGGGTGGAGTCGGAGCACAGCAGTACTTCAATCTGCACAAG GTGAACCTCTCCAACTTTGACCTTGTAATGGAGTCTGACATGGGGACATTTGCACCAGTGGCTCTGCAGTTTACTGGCAGCGATGCAGCACGAAAG GTGATGGAAGAAGTGGTCAAACTGTTGGCTCCCATTAATACGACCAAACTGGAGGCACACGGAGAAGGGACAGACATATCACCCTGGATGCAGACGGGAGTACCAG GTGCCAGCCTCCACGTGGCAGACAGTCGATATTTTTGGTTCCATCATAGTGAGGGTGATACCATGACTGTTCAGGACCCTCAAGAGATGAACCTCTGCTCGGCACTGTGGGCCGTTGTTGCCTTTGTTGTGGCAGACCTGCAGGACATGCTAGATAGGTAg
- the LOC122774755 gene encoding uncharacterized protein LOC122774755 isoform X1, giving the protein MSSKKRLVCSVLGCSKQCQTIHKLPINEKTKAQWIFFIFDGNAPATFPKHLHVCGNHFTGDCYTNFAQFKAGHSTTLRLKEGAVPTIRAGLPAAEGVAVPCVAVQNTNNFPAVNTGNVTTVNTSSLPRVRHAATQTVPPSKRSVGIQLSMRKLKTNVRNAGTQATVVSKSRGVDTHTFSLDRLFLQPTLVKRPAKRPRLSISDKEEEEKDSPECS; this is encoded by the exons ATGTCttcaaaaaaaagattagtttgCTCTGTTCTGGGTTGTAGTAAACAATGCCAGACAATCCACAAGCTCCCCAtcaatgagaaaacaaaagctcagtggatatttttcatttttgatggGAATGCccctgctacatttcccaaaCATCTCCATGTATGTGGCAACCACTTCACAGGggattgttacacaaacttcGCGCAATtcaaagcaggacacagcaccacaCTTCGCCTAaaagaaggagcagtgccaacaatacgtgCTGGATTACCTGCAGCAGAA GGTGTTGCTGTTCCCTGTGTTGCCGTACAGAATACCAATAATTTCCCTGCAGTAAACACTGGTAATGTAACTACTGTAAACACCAGTAGTTTGCCTCGTGTAAGACATGCAGCCACGCAGACTGTACCACCATCGAAAAGATCAGTTGGTATCCAACTATCCATGAGGAAGCTGAAAACCAATGTTCGGAATGCAG GGACACAAGCAACAGTGGTCAGCAAAAGCCGTGGAGTTGACACCCACACCTTCAGCCTGGACAGATTGTTTCTACAACCAACACTGGTAAAGAGACCAGCAAAGAGACCTCGACTCAGCATTTcagacaaggaggaggaggagaaggacagTCCTGAATGCAGCTAG
- the LOC122774755 gene encoding uncharacterized protein LOC122774755 isoform X2 — MSGRCIIAGCQEVPVLCSPQLTVCASHIGCFLTQTQYNTGFSNWIVINGGSGQNVLAQTAPTLNPQPGVAVPCVAVQNTNNFPAVNTGNVTTVNTSSLPRVRHAATQTVPPSKRSVGIQLSMRKLKTNVRNAGTQATVVSKSRGVDTHTFSLDRLFLQPTLVKRPAKRPRLSISDKEEEEKDSPECS, encoded by the exons ATGTCGGGTCGCTGTATAATCGCTGGATGTCAGGAAGTTCCGGTGCTGTGTAGTCCGCAGTTGACCGTCTGCGCGTCTCATATCGGCTGCTTCCTAACTCagacacaatacaatacaggtTTCTCAAACTGGATAGTGATAAATGGCGGTTCAGGACAGAATGTGTTGGCACAGACTGCACCGACACTGAATCCACAACCT GGTGTTGCTGTTCCCTGTGTTGCCGTACAGAATACCAATAATTTCCCTGCAGTAAACACTGGTAATGTAACTACTGTAAACACCAGTAGTTTGCCTCGTGTAAGACATGCAGCCACGCAGACTGTACCACCATCGAAAAGATCAGTTGGTATCCAACTATCCATGAGGAAGCTGAAAACCAATGTTCGGAATGCAG GGACACAAGCAACAGTGGTCAGCAAAAGCCGTGGAGTTGACACCCACACCTTCAGCCTGGACAGATTGTTTCTACAACCAACACTGGTAAAGAGACCAGCAAAGAGACCTCGACTCAGCATTTcagacaaggaggaggaggagaaggacagTCCTGAATGCAGCTAG
- the dscc1 gene encoding sister chromatid cohesion protein DCC1: MRTLEEVQATLKIAKLKEEDLHKTIQCLSFGENVSCADYCLVELDDTLCKHIEVGQNLVIRGDKDEHAVLCSGDKTYDLKIADTSNLLLFAPGCKTPDLLPNDQKSSQVVHTQIWGFSNSYWELRKRRPKLRKMTKLLMENPYEGPALGGHEENTENRYTMQDLLERIQASEEEIQAHLETIHACQIDGFWRVLDFDYEMKLLGHVTQLVDSESWSFNRVPLQTSLEELAPLEPKEMIEHCLNCYGKRFTENDKVFYVLHEDKVCRGIALMLLQNAVKFNLREFQEVWQQSVPDGMSTRLDQLKSVALVDRTSHPETICLLRVDDLPEDTLDRFNHLFTLREKWTEDDITPYIQDLCGEKQTTGALLTKYARSSMQNGIKVFNSRRPVAT; encoded by the exons ATGAGAACTTTAGAGGAGGTGCAGGCGACACTGAAGATCGCTAAACTGAAAGAGGAGGATCTACACAAAACAATCCAATGTCTTTCTTTTGGGGAAAATGTTTCCTGTGCAGATTATTGCCTGGTGGAGCTGGACGACACACTGTGTAAACACATAGAGGTTGGTCAGAA TCTGGTGATTCGGGGGGATAAAGATGAGCATGCAGTGCTCTGTAGTGGCGACAAGACTTATGATCTTAAAATAGCAGACACGTCCAACCTGCTGTTGTTTGCACCAGGATGTAAAACTCCAGATCTACTTCCTAATGACCAGAAGAGCTCTCAGGTGGTGCACACTCAG ATCTGGGGATTTTCTAACAGCTACTGGGAACTGAGAAAAAGACGCCCTAAACTGAGGAAAATGACTAAGCTTTTGATGGAGAATCCTTATGAAGGACCTGCTTTAGGAGGGCATGAGGAAAACACGGAGAACAGG TACACAATGCAGGATCTGTTGGAGAGGATCCAGGCCAGTGAAGAGGAGATACAGGCCCACTTAGAAACCATCCATGCTTGTCAGATAGATG gcTTCTGGCGGGTCCTAGACTTTGACTATGAGATGAAACTGCTCGGTCATGTAACTCAGCTGGTGGATTCTGAGTCTTGGTCCTTTAACAGGGTTCCACTTCAAACCAGTCTGGAAGAGTTAGCCCCACTGGAGCCCAA AGAGATGATTGAGCATTGTTTGAACTGCTATGGAAAACGTTTTACTGAAAACG ATAAAGTGTTTTATGTATTGCATGAAGATAAAGTTTGTCGAGGCATAGCACTAATGCTGCTGCAGAATGCAGTCAAGTTCAACCTGAGGGAGTTTCAGGAGGTTTGGCAGCAGAGTGTTCCCGATGGCATGAGCACAAGACTTGATCAGCTAAAG AGTGTTGCCTTGGTTGACCGCACGTCCCATCCAGAGACCATCTGCCTGCTGCGAGTGGACGATCTCCCAGAGGACACGCTGGATCGCTTCAACCACCTCTTCACACTCAGAGAGAAGTGGACAGAAGATGACATCACACCATACATACA AGACCTGTGTGGAGAGAAACAGACTACTGGAGCCCTCCTCACAAAATATGCTCGGTCATCAATGCAAAACGGGATCAAGGTCTTCAACTCCAGAAGGCCTGTAGCCACATGA
- the mrpl13 gene encoding 39S ribosomal protein L13, mitochondrial isoform X1, with protein sequence MSSFSRSAQQWATFARSWFLIDARMQPPGKIAAMCSVRLQGKHKPIYHAISDCGDHVVIINTRQIAFSGNKWEQKVYSSHTGYPGGFKQVTAAQLHHKDPKAIVKLAVYGMLPKNLHRRTMMQRLHIFADDELPEEIRANLTEELPQPREIPRKLSEYSQEEIDAFPRLWTPPDDYKMK encoded by the exons ATGTCAAGTTTCTCCAGATCTGCTCAG CAATGGGCAACCTTTGCCCGCTCCTGGTTCTTAATTGATGCCAGGATGCAGCCTCCTGGGAAGATTGCAGCCATGTGTTCTGTTAGATTACAGGGGAAACACAAACCTATTTACCATGCAATCA GTGATTGTGGTGACCATGTAGTAATAATAAACACCCGACAAATAGCTTTCTCTGGAAACAAATGGGAGCAGAAAGTCTATTCATCACACACGGG GTATCCAGGTGGATTCAAACAGGTCACAGCTGCCCAGTTACATCATAAAGACCCAAAGGCT ATTGTGAAGTTGGCAGTTTATGGCATGCTGCCTAAAAATCTGCACCGGCGAACCATGATGCAGCGATTACACATCTTTGCTGATGAT GAGCTGCCGGAGGAAATTCGCGCCAACCTGACAGAGGAGCTGCCTCAGCCCAGAGAAATCCCCAGGAAACTCAGCGAGTACTCTCAGGAGGAGATAGACGCCTTCCCCAGGCTGTGGACACC ACCTGACGACTacaagatgaaatga
- the mrpl13 gene encoding 39S ribosomal protein L13, mitochondrial isoform X2, translated as MQPPGKIAAMCSVRLQGKHKPIYHAISDCGDHVVIINTRQIAFSGNKWEQKVYSSHTGYPGGFKQVTAAQLHHKDPKAIVKLAVYGMLPKNLHRRTMMQRLHIFADDELPEEIRANLTEELPQPREIPRKLSEYSQEEIDAFPRLWTPPDDYKMK; from the exons ATGCAGCCTCCTGGGAAGATTGCAGCCATGTGTTCTGTTAGATTACAGGGGAAACACAAACCTATTTACCATGCAATCA GTGATTGTGGTGACCATGTAGTAATAATAAACACCCGACAAATAGCTTTCTCTGGAAACAAATGGGAGCAGAAAGTCTATTCATCACACACGGG GTATCCAGGTGGATTCAAACAGGTCACAGCTGCCCAGTTACATCATAAAGACCCAAAGGCT ATTGTGAAGTTGGCAGTTTATGGCATGCTGCCTAAAAATCTGCACCGGCGAACCATGATGCAGCGATTACACATCTTTGCTGATGAT GAGCTGCCGGAGGAAATTCGCGCCAACCTGACAGAGGAGCTGCCTCAGCCCAGAGAAATCCCCAGGAAACTCAGCGAGTACTCTCAGGAGGAGATAGACGCCTTCCCCAGGCTGTGGACACC ACCTGACGACTacaagatgaaatga